One Weissella coleopterorum DNA segment encodes these proteins:
- a CDS encoding replication-associated recombination protein A: MAQEPLAFRMRPKTIAEVVGQQHLIGPGKIIERMVKAKMLSSMILYGPPGTGKTSIASAIAGSTKYAFRMLNAATDSKKDLQIVAEEAKMSGTVILLLDEIHRLDKTKQDFLLPHLENGRIILIGATTENPYLSINPAIRSRTQIFEVKPLTNTDMLVAIDRAINDEIRGLGQYRLTIDKQAKEHLVQATNGDLRSALNGLELAVKSTDPNEAGVIEIDLAVVEESVQKKALTADKDGDAHYNVISALQKSIRGSDADAALHYAARLIEAGDLVILARRLRVIAYEDVGLANPAGVERAIVAIETAEKLGFPEARIPLSNAIIELAVSPKSSSAIEAIDAALSDVARGNTGEIPAHLKDAHYAGAEKLGHGVDYLYPHNYPGDWIAQQYLPDRLKGKQYWQPKGNSKLELAYQQQYQQLRQAQRNGLKLK; this comes from the coding sequence ATGGCACAGGAACCATTAGCATTTCGTATGCGTCCCAAAACAATCGCAGAAGTAGTTGGGCAACAACATTTAATTGGACCGGGTAAAATTATTGAACGAATGGTAAAGGCAAAGATGCTTTCATCAATGATTTTATATGGTCCACCTGGTACGGGTAAAACAAGTATTGCTAGTGCCATAGCTGGATCGACAAAATATGCGTTTCGGATGTTAAATGCGGCAACCGATAGCAAAAAAGATCTGCAAATTGTGGCTGAAGAGGCTAAAATGTCGGGAACGGTAATTCTATTGTTGGATGAAATTCATCGCCTCGATAAAACGAAACAAGATTTTTTACTACCACATTTGGAAAATGGAAGGATCATTTTAATCGGTGCGACGACCGAAAATCCGTATCTATCCATCAATCCGGCGATCCGGTCTCGGACGCAAATTTTTGAGGTAAAACCGTTAACGAATACGGACATGTTGGTGGCAATTGATCGGGCAATTAATGATGAAATTCGTGGATTGGGACAGTATCGGCTTACAATTGATAAACAGGCCAAAGAACATTTAGTGCAAGCAACCAATGGTGACCTGAGATCCGCTTTGAATGGTTTAGAGTTAGCGGTGAAATCAACTGACCCAAATGAAGCGGGCGTTATCGAAATTGATTTAGCTGTGGTTGAAGAGAGTGTGCAAAAAAAGGCCTTAACTGCTGATAAAGATGGGGATGCACATTATAATGTCATTTCAGCTCTGCAAAAATCAATTCGTGGTAGTGATGCTGATGCAGCATTACATTATGCAGCACGTTTGATTGAAGCGGGCGATTTAGTGATTTTAGCGCGACGCCTAAGAGTGATCGCGTATGAGGATGTGGGGTTAGCTAATCCGGCAGGCGTAGAACGGGCAATTGTAGCGATTGAAACAGCGGAAAAATTAGGCTTTCCAGAGGCGCGGATTCCTTTATCAAATGCGATTATTGAATTAGCAGTATCGCCAAAATCAAGCTCAGCCATTGAAGCGATTGATGCGGCTTTGAGTGATGTTGCACGTGGCAACACTGGTGAAATTCCGGCGCATTTAAAGGATGCACATTATGCGGGTGCTGAAAAATTGGGTCACGGAGTTGACTATTTATATCCGCACAATTATCCTGGTGATTGGATTGCTCAACAGTATTTACCAGACCGTTTGAAAGGTAAGCAGTATTGGCAACCAAAGGGAAATTCAAAGTTAGAGCTAGCCTATCAACAACAATATCAACAATTAAGGCAAGCACAAAGAAATGGATTGAAATTAAAATAA
- a CDS encoding aldo/keto reductase has protein sequence MKLSSQDRYHLANGQYMPKLGLGLYKVTEESVMDRLLSGAYESGYRLFDTAQMYQNEAMIGRTLKNSQIERDELFITTKIAEDNQGYDATLRSLEASLKALQLDYVDLLLVHWPIHQHFFETWRAFERAQAEGLVRSIGTSNYGQIHLEYLATKANEMPVVNQVEVHPYLTQKPLQAFADDHQIVTQAWAPLGRGGELDDATVVRLSEKYHKSPAQIVIRWHLQNQTALIPKSSHLERVQANINVFDFDISPTDMQILDELNQFKRISQEPELVYERGAQYPHH, from the coding sequence ATGAAATTATCAAGTCAAGATCGTTACCATTTAGCAAACGGGCAGTACATGCCCAAACTGGGATTAGGTCTCTACAAAGTTACTGAAGAAAGTGTTATGGATCGCCTATTAAGTGGAGCCTATGAATCTGGTTATCGGCTTTTCGACACCGCGCAAATGTATCAGAATGAAGCTATGATTGGTCGGACTTTGAAAAATAGTCAAATTGAGCGGGATGAACTTTTCATTACGACTAAAATTGCTGAAGATAATCAGGGATACGATGCAACTTTGCGGTCTTTAGAAGCATCCTTAAAGGCTTTGCAATTAGATTATGTAGATTTGCTACTGGTACATTGGCCAATTCATCAACATTTTTTTGAAACATGGCGTGCATTTGAACGAGCTCAGGCGGAAGGCCTAGTACGTTCCATTGGAACTTCAAATTATGGTCAAATTCATTTAGAATATCTTGCTACTAAAGCTAATGAGATGCCGGTTGTTAATCAAGTTGAAGTTCATCCATATCTAACACAAAAACCATTACAAGCTTTCGCTGATGATCATCAAATTGTGACTCAAGCATGGGCTCCATTAGGTCGTGGTGGTGAACTAGATGATGCAACTGTAGTACGTTTATCTGAAAAATACCATAAAAGTCCGGCTCAAATTGTGATTCGTTGGCATCTTCAAAATCAAACGGCGTTGATTCCAAAGTCGAGTCATTTAGAGCGGGTTCAAGCAAATATTAATGTATTTGATTTTGACATTTCGCCAACCGATATGCAAATTTTGGATGAGTTAAATCAATTTAAACGCATTAGTCAAGAACCTGAATTAGTGTATGAACGGGGCGCACAGTATCCGCATCACTAG
- a CDS encoding sugar porter family MFS transporter, which produces MSKETKKIPSGFIYFFGAFGGILFGYDIGVMTGALPFLQHDWNLTNASVIGWITSSLMLGAIFGGALAGQLSDKFGRRKMILVASFVFAVGAIMAGLSPHNAVAWLLFARVLLGLAVGAASALVPSYMSEMAPARSRGRLSGLNQLMIVSGMLLSYIIDFILKGLAHGMAWRLMLGLAAVPAIILFLGVLRLPESPRFLVKLGKVAEARQVLSYIRSDQEIQPELNDIEATVAKEASVSQNVNLGTLFSGKYRYLVTAGIGVAAFQQFMGANAIFYYIPLIVEKATGQAASEALLWPIVQGVILVLGAILYMVIAEKFQRKTLLVLGGSMMALSFLMPSLLNLAFGADKFPPMMIVVFLSIFVAFYSFTWAPLTWVLVGELFPLAIRGRASGLASSFNWIGSFLVGLLFPIMTATMSQDMVFGIFGIISIIAVLFVKYRVPETFGRTLEEIEAEGSNH; this is translated from the coding sequence ATGAGTAAAGAGACAAAAAAAATCCCCAGTGGATTTATTTACTTCTTTGGGGCGTTTGGTGGAATTCTATTCGGGTATGATATTGGGGTGATGACGGGAGCGTTACCATTTTTGCAACACGATTGGAATTTAACTAATGCGTCTGTGATTGGATGGATTACTTCATCATTGATGCTAGGTGCAATTTTTGGGGGAGCATTAGCAGGTCAACTGTCCGATAAATTCGGACGTCGTAAGATGATCTTAGTGGCATCGTTTGTCTTTGCCGTTGGAGCCATAATGGCAGGTTTGTCACCGCATAATGCGGTGGCTTGGCTATTATTTGCCCGAGTTCTCTTAGGATTAGCCGTTGGGGCTGCATCAGCCTTGGTGCCATCATATATGTCAGAAATGGCTCCAGCGCGTTCACGTGGCCGTTTATCTGGTTTGAATCAATTAATGATTGTCTCAGGAATGTTACTTTCATATATTATTGATTTCATTCTAAAAGGTTTGGCACATGGCATGGCATGGCGTTTAATGCTTGGATTAGCGGCGGTTCCTGCGATTATTCTCTTCTTAGGGGTACTTCGTTTGCCAGAATCACCTCGATTCTTGGTTAAATTAGGGAAAGTGGCAGAAGCGCGTCAAGTTTTGTCATATATCCGAAGTGATCAAGAAATTCAACCTGAATTAAATGACATTGAAGCAACAGTAGCTAAGGAAGCATCTGTTTCACAAAATGTTAACTTAGGAACTTTATTCTCTGGAAAGTATCGTTATCTAGTGACAGCTGGAATTGGAGTTGCGGCCTTCCAACAATTTATGGGAGCAAATGCGATTTTCTACTATATTCCATTGATTGTTGAAAAAGCAACTGGACAAGCTGCCTCTGAGGCATTGTTATGGCCAATTGTTCAAGGAGTTATTCTTGTGCTTGGTGCAATCTTGTACATGGTGATTGCTGAGAAGTTCCAACGTAAGACATTGCTTGTCTTAGGGGGATCAATGATGGCTTTGTCATTCTTGATGCCTTCGTTATTAAACTTAGCCTTTGGGGCTGATAAGTTCCCGCCAATGATGATTGTAGTATTCTTATCAATCTTCGTGGCTTTCTACTCATTTACTTGGGCGCCATTGACATGGGTCTTAGTTGGAGAATTATTCCCACTTGCTATTCGTGGTCGGGCCTCAGGACTAGCATCATCATTTAATTGGATTGGTTCATTCTTAGTTGGATTGCTATTCCCAATTATGACGGCGACGATGTCTCAAGATATGGTTTTTGGAATCTTTGGAATTATTTCAATTATCGCCGTGTTGTTTGTTAAGTACCGTGTACCTGAAACATTTGGACGAACATTGGAAGAAATTGAAGCTGAAGGATCAAACCATTAA
- a CDS encoding NAD(P)-dependent oxidoreductase, whose amino-acid sequence MYLSSGLEKGVRTKELGHMKIGFIGTGVMGTGVINNLLKHDFEVEVFNRTKAHAQKVIERGAKWVDTPKELAEQNDLVITMVGYPDDVKAQYYGPEGLFAGAKSGQIFMDMTTSTPTLAQELVKEGLNRHVVVLDAPVSGGDVGAREGTLTVMVGGDKVIFETLTPVFDAIAGRVNYFGDAGWGQHAKMANQIMIAATMLGMSETLVYAKKVGLSLPLVLDTLNGGSAQNWSLENYGPRILKGDFQPGFYAKHLLKDLRIALDEAEKMNLALPATALAETLYEKLVDEKHSGDAGTQALIKLWWGQA is encoded by the coding sequence ATCTACCTTTCATCGGGTTTAGAAAAAGGAGTTAGGACAAAGGAGTTAGGACACATGAAAATTGGATTTATTGGTACGGGGGTCATGGGGACCGGGGTAATTAATAATTTATTAAAGCATGACTTTGAAGTCGAGGTTTTTAATCGCACGAAAGCTCATGCGCAAAAGGTGATTGAGCGTGGCGCTAAATGGGTTGACACACCGAAAGAATTAGCCGAACAAAATGATCTCGTGATTACCATGGTTGGTTATCCAGATGATGTTAAAGCGCAGTATTATGGTCCAGAAGGTTTGTTTGCTGGTGCTAAATCCGGACAAATTTTTATGGATATGACGACCTCAACCCCGACATTGGCGCAAGAACTGGTTAAAGAAGGTCTAAACCGGCACGTTGTGGTTCTCGATGCGCCAGTTTCAGGTGGTGACGTTGGTGCCCGTGAAGGGACATTAACGGTCATGGTCGGTGGTGACAAAGTCATTTTTGAGACGTTAACTCCAGTCTTTGATGCAATTGCTGGTCGAGTGAATTATTTTGGTGATGCTGGATGGGGTCAACATGCTAAAATGGCTAATCAAATTATGATTGCAGCAACGATGCTAGGCATGTCTGAAACATTAGTTTATGCTAAAAAAGTTGGGTTAAGTTTACCATTGGTTTTAGATACATTAAACGGTGGAAGTGCACAGAACTGGTCGCTTGAAAACTACGGACCGCGTATTCTAAAAGGTGACTTCCAACCAGGTTTCTATGCTAAACATTTACTCAAAGACTTGCGAATTGCTTTAGATGAAGCAGAAAAAATGAACTTAGCGTTACCAGCCACGGCTCTAGCCGAAACTTTATATGAGAAATTAGTGGATGAAAAACATTCGGGGGATGCTGGAACGCAAGCCCTAATTAAATTATGGTGGGGTCAAGCATAG
- a CDS encoding peptide chain release factor 3, whose translation MVNLKEQIDTRRTFAIISHPDAGKTTITEQMLLLGGVVRSAGTVKGRKGNFAKSDWMEIEQKRGISVTSSVLQFDYDGKRINILDTPGHEDFSEDTYRTLMAVDSVIMVVDSAKGIEPQTRKLFEIVKERHIPIFTFFNKLDRDGRPAMDLLDELEDTLGVATYPMNWPIGSGQVLSGLFDIYHQQVEVYRPANAAGRFLPLNAAGNDLVDANPIQQTPVWEEARDEVELLQDAGNKFDEKAVLEGELTPVFFGSALAGFGLETFLQTYLKFAPAPGAKETTDDQLIEPDQTDFSGFVFKIQANMNPNHRDRIAFVRVVSGEFERGMDVTLKRTGKKIRLSNVTQFMADSRENVENAVPGDIIGVYDTGNFQIGDTIYQGKKMIEFKELPTFTPELFMHVRAKNVLKQKSFHKGVTQLVQEGTIQMYTAWDSGDYILGAVGQLQFEVFQFRMANEYNSEVILEPMGSKIARWVNEDDLDPKMASSRNLLVRDRAENPVFLFENMFAERWFNDKYPDVQLEQKL comes from the coding sequence ATGGTTAATTTAAAAGAACAAATTGATACGCGCCGAACTTTTGCGATCATTTCCCACCCGGACGCTGGGAAAACTACCATTACAGAACAAATGTTATTGCTTGGTGGAGTGGTCCGTTCGGCCGGAACAGTAAAAGGGCGAAAAGGGAATTTTGCCAAATCTGATTGGATGGAGATTGAACAGAAACGTGGGATTTCAGTTACATCATCTGTATTACAATTTGATTACGATGGTAAGCGGATTAATATTTTGGATACACCGGGGCACGAAGATTTTTCGGAAGACACCTATCGAACTTTGATGGCCGTCGATTCTGTGATTATGGTAGTTGATTCTGCCAAGGGAATTGAGCCACAAACGCGGAAGTTATTTGAGATTGTGAAGGAACGGCACATTCCAATCTTTACTTTCTTTAATAAGTTGGATCGTGATGGGCGTCCTGCGATGGATTTATTAGATGAATTAGAAGATACACTTGGTGTTGCTACGTATCCGATGAATTGGCCGATTGGTTCGGGACAAGTACTTTCTGGTCTATTTGATATATATCATCAACAAGTTGAAGTATATCGTCCAGCCAACGCTGCAGGAAGGTTCTTACCTTTGAATGCGGCTGGAAATGATTTGGTTGATGCAAATCCAATTCAACAGACTCCGGTCTGGGAAGAAGCACGTGATGAAGTTGAATTATTGCAAGATGCGGGGAATAAATTTGATGAAAAGGCCGTGCTGGAGGGTGAATTGACACCAGTCTTCTTTGGTTCTGCTTTAGCTGGTTTTGGACTGGAGACTTTCTTGCAAACTTATCTTAAGTTTGCCCCCGCTCCAGGTGCAAAGGAAACTACGGATGATCAACTAATTGAACCTGATCAAACTGATTTTTCAGGCTTTGTCTTCAAAATACAAGCTAATATGAATCCAAATCACCGAGATCGAATTGCGTTTGTCCGTGTTGTTTCTGGTGAATTTGAACGTGGTATGGATGTGACTTTGAAACGAACAGGTAAAAAAATTCGTTTATCAAATGTGACGCAGTTTATGGCGGATTCACGTGAAAATGTTGAAAATGCCGTGCCAGGTGACATCATTGGGGTATACGATACCGGAAATTTCCAAATTGGTGATACTATCTATCAAGGTAAAAAGATGATTGAGTTCAAAGAGCTACCTACGTTTACTCCAGAATTGTTTATGCATGTGCGTGCTAAAAACGTTTTGAAGCAAAAATCATTCCATAAAGGCGTGACTCAATTGGTTCAAGAAGGAACAATTCAGATGTATACGGCTTGGGACTCGGGAGATTACATCTTAGGGGCCGTTGGGCAATTGCAATTTGAAGTCTTCCAATTTCGAATGGCAAATGAATATAACAGTGAAGTAATTTTAGAACCGATGGGATCTAAAATTGCACGTTGGGTTAATGAGGATGACTTAGATCCAAAAATGGCTTCATCGCGTAATTTGTTAGTTCGTGATCGAGCCGAAAATCCGGTCTTCTTGTTCGAAAACATGTTTGCTGAACGTTGGTTTAATGATAAATACCCAGATGTTCAATTAGAACAGAAATTATAA
- a CDS encoding xylulokinase — translation MEKGQIIEEIQAGNTSLGIEFGSTNIKAVLIASDYSVIATGSHGWENQLENGVWTYSLEDIWSGVQDAYSKLSGQISQTYGVELINLRSMGIAAMMHGYMSFNAQGELLVPFRTWRNAMTEEAALQLTHLFNFNIPERWSIAHLYQAVLNQETHVKDVDFITTLAGYVHWKLSGEKVLGVGDASGVFPIDELSHDYNQDMMDKFNGLKAIHQYHWSLPEILPAVKVAGEQAGVLSAEGAKLLDVSGKLKPGTVMAPPEGDAGTGMVSTNSVKQRTGNVSAGTSAFAMIVLEKSLKKLHTSIDMVTTPDGSAVAMVHANNSSSDINAWAGLFNEFAQMLGIDLAPDELYGHLFNSILNADPDTSGILSYGYYSGENITGMSEGRPVLARMPNSKFNIGNLMRTNLYSAFGAMKIGMDILHDEQVETDSIVAQGGIFKTPIVGQKMLAAAMEAPVTVMKTAGEGGPWGMAILAAYAADETKKDLASYLEEEVFFDQERSTIEPDAKDVNGFNRFMERYKAGLPIEAHAVATLKDQNEG, via the coding sequence ATGGAAAAGGGACAAATCATTGAAGAAATTCAAGCCGGTAATACTTCATTAGGAATTGAATTTGGCTCAACAAATATTAAAGCAGTTTTAATTGCGAGCGATTACAGTGTGATTGCAACTGGGTCACATGGATGGGAAAACCAATTAGAGAATGGAGTTTGGACCTACTCACTAGAAGATATTTGGTCTGGTGTTCAAGATGCTTATAGTAAGTTGTCTGGACAAATATCACAAACGTACGGAGTAGAATTAATTAACCTTCGTTCAATGGGAATTGCGGCAATGATGCATGGGTACATGTCGTTTAATGCACAAGGTGAATTGTTAGTTCCCTTCAGAACTTGGCGAAATGCTATGACGGAAGAAGCAGCTCTGCAACTGACACATCTATTTAATTTTAATATTCCAGAACGTTGGAGTATTGCACATCTGTACCAAGCTGTTTTGAATCAAGAGACACATGTTAAGGATGTCGATTTTATTACGACCTTAGCTGGATATGTTCATTGGAAACTGTCTGGTGAAAAGGTGCTGGGTGTTGGAGATGCTTCTGGAGTCTTTCCAATTGATGAACTAAGTCATGATTATAATCAAGACATGATGGATAAGTTCAATGGTCTAAAGGCAATTCATCAATATCACTGGTCATTGCCAGAAATCTTACCAGCCGTCAAGGTTGCTGGAGAACAAGCAGGGGTCTTGAGTGCTGAAGGTGCTAAGTTATTGGACGTTTCTGGTAAATTGAAGCCGGGGACTGTGATGGCTCCGCCTGAAGGTGATGCGGGAACAGGAATGGTCTCAACTAATTCAGTTAAACAAAGGACTGGGAATGTCTCAGCGGGAACTTCAGCCTTTGCTATGATCGTTTTGGAAAAGTCATTAAAGAAGTTGCACACTAGCATCGATATGGTCACCACACCTGATGGCTCAGCAGTTGCGATGGTTCACGCGAACAACTCCAGTTCAGATATCAATGCTTGGGCTGGATTGTTTAACGAATTTGCCCAAATGTTGGGGATTGATTTAGCCCCAGATGAACTTTACGGACATCTGTTTAACAGTATTTTGAATGCGGATCCTGATACCTCTGGAATTTTGTCATACGGATACTATTCAGGTGAGAATATCACGGGAATGAGTGAAGGACGTCCGGTGCTAGCTCGAATGCCAAATAGTAAATTTAATATTGGAAACTTGATGCGGACTAATTTGTATTCTGCATTTGGAGCGATGAAAATTGGAATGGACATCTTACACGATGAACAAGTTGAAACTGATTCAATTGTGGCACAAGGTGGAATTTTTAAGACACCAATTGTAGGACAAAAAATGTTAGCCGCAGCGATGGAAGCTCCAGTAACAGTGATGAAGACAGCTGGAGAAGGTGGACCATGGGGAATGGCTATCTTAGCTGCTTATGCTGCTGATGAGACTAAAAAGGATTTAGCTAGTTATCTAGAAGAAGAAGTGTTCTTTGATCAAGAACGTTCAACCATTGAGCCTGATGCTAAGGATGTGAATGGATTTAATCGCTTTATGGAACGTTATAAGGCAGGATTGCCAATCGAAGCACATGCCGTTGCGACATTGAAGGATCAAAACGAGGGATAA
- a CDS encoding low molecular weight protein-tyrosine-phosphatase, which yields MKHVLFVCLGNIARSTMAEAIFTQMVANAGLTSQIQIDSAGTSNEEVGNPPHPGTQKILRAQQIPFDWIRARQIKSKDLEWADYIITMDQQNLRNLKRLTSDPMIQAKIQLAYAILPDQADKEIQDPWYTHRFDVTYRELQETLPAWLTKIKADLTTN from the coding sequence ATGAAACATGTTTTATTCGTATGCTTGGGTAATATTGCTCGTTCAACTATGGCCGAAGCCATTTTCACACAGATGGTTGCAAATGCTGGATTGACCAGCCAAATTCAGATTGATTCAGCGGGGACTTCTAACGAAGAGGTTGGAAATCCACCACATCCTGGAACACAAAAAATTCTACGTGCACAACAAATTCCGTTTGATTGGATTCGAGCTCGTCAGATTAAAAGTAAGGATTTAGAGTGGGCCGACTATATTATTACCATGGATCAACAAAATTTAAGAAACTTAAAAAGATTGACATCTGATCCAATGATTCAAGCTAAAATACAACTAGCGTATGCAATTTTACCTGATCAAGCGGATAAAGAAATTCAGGATCCTTGGTATACGCATCGCTTTGACGTCACTTACCGCGAATTACAAGAAACTTTACCAGCTTGGTTAACTAAAATTAAAGCTGATTTAACTACGAATTAA
- a CDS encoding acyltransferase family protein produces the protein MKRIEWIDIAKGQTIFLVVLVHVLEGIYKTNLFPNLDWGLQWTMSGIFLIIMPIFLALSGYLYKASFDRTHFALQIKNKAWNLLWPSVLFSFIYVILQNFGGGSVHEGHQWSALLKMGWEPIGYLWFLETLFLIWLLISVLFRLKVPLVGQTLIYIGMLLLGWQIRGPLILTDVCVWILFFFLGYLIRKFSDQMLQPGIVVISMILVLFTWYIQTQQPGEWYDANGPTPLIMIGKLASVLVAFKFFQLIKLNKTKKYWLAAGENSLIIYLVHAPLASILRIIFLKLGVDNFYLLMVIVLFLTWEISRLIGRASLKYQFLKMIFYPTRWWSETGKFWLRSR, from the coding sequence ATGAAGAGAATTGAATGGATTGATATTGCGAAGGGACAAACCATTTTTTTGGTCGTACTGGTTCATGTTTTAGAAGGAATTTATAAGACAAATTTATTTCCGAATCTGGATTGGGGCCTTCAATGGACGATGAGTGGTATTTTTTTAATCATCATGCCTATTTTTTTAGCTTTGTCCGGCTATTTATATAAAGCATCCTTTGATCGAACTCATTTTGCATTGCAAATTAAAAATAAAGCTTGGAATTTACTATGGCCATCAGTACTTTTTTCCTTTATTTATGTTATTTTGCAAAATTTTGGTGGGGGAAGTGTTCATGAAGGTCATCAATGGTCAGCGCTCCTAAAAATGGGATGGGAGCCGATTGGATACCTTTGGTTTTTAGAGACCTTGTTCCTAATTTGGCTTTTAATAAGCGTTTTATTTCGTTTGAAGGTACCATTGGTTGGCCAAACTCTCATTTATATTGGGATGCTTCTGCTTGGATGGCAAATTAGAGGGCCGTTAATTTTAACTGATGTTTGTGTGTGGATATTATTTTTTTTCTTAGGATATCTAATTAGAAAATTTTCTGATCAAATGTTACAGCCTGGAATAGTAGTGATTTCCATGATCTTGGTCTTATTTACTTGGTATATACAAACACAACAACCAGGCGAATGGTATGATGCGAATGGTCCGACACCATTAATAATGATCGGTAAATTGGCGAGTGTGTTAGTTGCATTTAAATTTTTTCAGTTGATCAAACTCAATAAAACAAAAAAATACTGGTTAGCAGCGGGTGAAAATTCGTTGATCATTTATTTGGTGCATGCGCCATTGGCTTCAATTTTAAGAATTATCTTTTTAAAATTAGGGGTAGATAATTTCTATCTCTTGATGGTTATAGTTCTATTTCTAACTTGGGAAATATCAAGATTAATTGGTCGAGCAAGTTTGAAATATCAATTCTTAAAAATGATTTTTTATCCAACTCGTTGGTGGTCTGAAACTGGTAAATTTTGGCTGAGGTCACGATAA
- the araA gene encoding L-arabinose isomerase has translation MLETTNYKFWFVTGSQFLYGPEVLKQVEEDSKKLVEALNASGNLPYPVEFKTVGVTAENITETMKEANANDDVAGIITWAHTFSPAKNWIRGTQLLNKPLMHLATQMLNKIPYDTIDFDYMNLNQSAHGDREYAFINARLGIKNKVVFGHYEDEEVQTQIGKWMDVAVAYNESYKIKIVTFADKMRNVAVTDGDKIEAQIKLGWTVDYWGVADLVAYVNAIEDADIDALYKELQNKYEFVQGNNSAENYEHNVKYQLREYLAIKQFMDDKGYSGFTTNFEDLEGLEQLPGLAAQMLMADGYGFAGEGDWKTAALTRLLKIVAHNEGTVFMEDYTLDLRKGHEAILGSHMLEVDPTIASDKPRVEVHPLDIGGKDDPARLVFTGKAGDAVDVTMADYGDEFKLISYEVSGNKPEAETPFLPVAKQLWTPKAGLKAGAEGWLTVGGGHHTTLSFNVDTEQLSDLANMFDLTFVDIK, from the coding sequence ATGTTAGAAACTACAAATTATAAGTTTTGGTTCGTCACAGGTTCACAATTCCTTTATGGTCCTGAAGTTTTAAAGCAAGTTGAAGAAGATTCTAAAAAATTAGTGGAAGCTTTGAATGCATCAGGTAACTTGCCTTACCCCGTTGAATTTAAGACGGTGGGAGTAACAGCTGAAAACATTACTGAAACAATGAAGGAAGCTAATGCTAATGATGATGTGGCCGGAATTATTACCTGGGCCCACACCTTCTCACCTGCTAAGAACTGGATCCGTGGAACACAATTATTGAACAAGCCATTGATGCACCTAGCAACACAGATGTTAAATAAAATTCCTTATGACACAATTGATTTTGATTACATGAACTTGAATCAATCAGCTCACGGTGATCGTGAATATGCCTTCATCAATGCACGTTTGGGAATTAAGAACAAGGTTGTCTTTGGTCATTATGAAGATGAAGAAGTTCAAACTCAAATTGGTAAGTGGATGGATGTTGCCGTTGCTTATAACGAATCATATAAGATCAAAATTGTAACGTTTGCTGATAAGATGCGGAATGTTGCCGTTACTGATGGTGATAAGATTGAAGCCCAAATTAAATTAGGTTGGACTGTTGATTATTGGGGAGTAGCTGATTTGGTGGCATATGTTAATGCGATCGAAGATGCTGATATTGATGCTCTTTACAAAGAACTTCAAAATAAGTATGAATTTGTGCAAGGTAATAATTCAGCTGAAAATTATGAGCATAATGTTAAATATCAATTGCGTGAATACTTAGCAATTAAGCAATTCATGGATGACAAGGGCTATAGTGGATTTACTACTAACTTTGAGGACCTTGAAGGTTTGGAACAATTGCCAGGATTAGCTGCACAAATGTTGATGGCGGATGGATATGGCTTTGCCGGTGAGGGTGACTGGAAGACGGCTGCCTTGACTCGGTTGCTTAAGATTGTGGCTCACAATGAAGGAACTGTCTTTATGGAAGACTATACATTAGATCTTCGTAAGGGCCATGAAGCTATTTTGGGATCGCACATGCTTGAAGTTGATCCAACAATTGCTTCAGACAAGCCACGGGTTGAAGTACACCCATTGGATATTGGTGGTAAAGATGATCCTGCTCGTTTGGTCTTTACTGGTAAGGCTGGTGATGCTGTTGATGTTACAATGGCCGATTATGGAGATGAATTTAAGTTGATTAGTTATGAAGTTTCAGGAAACAAGCCTGAAGCAGAAACACCATTCTTGCCGGTGGCTAAGCAACTATGGACACCAAAGGCTGGTTTGAAGGCCGGGGCCGAAGGTTGGCTGACAGTTGGTGGTGGACATCATACAACTTTGAGCTTCAATGTTGATACTGAACAATTGTCAGACCTTGCCAACATGTTTGATTTAACCTTTGTTGATATTAAGTAA